Proteins found in one Pelobates fuscus isolate aPelFus1 chromosome 10, aPelFus1.pri, whole genome shotgun sequence genomic segment:
- the DDIT4 gene encoding DNA damage-inducible transcript 4 protein, which produces MPLIPSSTLMPRAPRLPTVEEDPPAAWFGECTSLPKRCSSVSSSDCESLTSSNSFSECDLESIDNDCTDNISLPDPDLLSDPEGEQLCPSLLKLIKRCLSKASISSLRCSRLLLPDDLIANLGQELLHLAFSEPCGLRGALIDLCVEHGKTCHSVAQITADQAVVPTFQLTVLLRLDSRLWPRIQGLFSTKPVPGSGQSLKLSPGFKVLKKKLYSSEEYIIEEC; this is translated from the exons ATGCCTCTGATACCTTCCTCGACACTTATGCCAAGGGCTCCTCGACTACCCACTGTCGAAGAAGACCCACCAGCTGCCTGGTTTGGAGAATGTACCAGTTTGCCTAAAAGATGTTCCAGTGTATCCAGTTCAGACTGCGAGTCTCTTACCAGTAGCAACTCCTTTTCTGAATGTG ATTTGGAAAGTATAGATAATGACTGTACAGATAATATATCACTGCCGGACCCTGATCTGTTAAGCGATCCTGAAGGTGAACAGCTTTGCCCCAGTCTTCTCAAGCTCATCAAGCGTTGCCTATCCAAAGCCAGCATTAGCTCCCTGAGATGTTCCAGGCTTCTGCTTCCTGATGACCTCATTGCCAATTTGGGCCAAGAACTGCTGCACCTGGCTTTCAGTGAGCCTTGCGGACTGAGGGGTGCACTTATTGATCTGTGTGTTGAGCATGGCAAGACCTGTCACAGTGTGGCACAGATAACCGCTGACCAAGCAGTCGTTCCAACTTTCCAGCTGACCGTACTGTTGCGTCTGGACTCCAGGCTTTGGCCTAGAATCCAAGGCTTGTTCAGTACCAAGCCAGTCCCAGGGTCAGGACAATCTCTGAAACTCAGTCCAGGTTTCAAGGTTCTTAAAAAGAAGCTGTACAGTTCTGAAGAATATATCATCGAAGAATGCTGA